TTTATGGAGCTGCCCTTTTGGGGGTGGTTGTTCATGGGCTTATGGATATCAACTATAACGAATCAAAATCAACAATAATTTGCATTTACCTGCCAGAGTGAAGGTGGTTGGGTTTGGGACTATAGATAAGATTTTGATTTTATTTGATATTTTTTAGCTGAAATTCCCAATACCAACTTTATACAAAAAGTTGATATTCAGACGAAATGTGTTGCAAGGGCAGCCAGAAATGATTAGAGATTTATGTAAATCAAATGCTATACTGGATCATCCCAGTACAACCCGACGAAGTAGGCTGCAGGCAAGGGGCTAGAGAGCCAAATGATGGCTTATTGGGCCAAGAGCCCATTTTAACACCTGGGATTTGCCCCAGCGTATAATAATTATAATCTACCATCCGCTTTTAGCCCCTTGCCTATGGCCTTCTTCAGAACTTTAACTTAGCAATAGAATAGTATGGACAGTGAAAAATTCGGCTTAGAAGTCCAGACAACTTACCATGCTCGGAAGCGTATGGCTGAACGTAGAATTAGCGAGGAATTACTCAAAGACATTATTGAAACAGGACAGACCCGCTATAAAGATGAGACACATCTATGGATTTCCAAGCACGTTGAAGGACGCAATGACAACCTTATCTGTGCAGCTGTAGTTCTTGAAAGTAAACTTGTGGTCAAA
The sequence above is drawn from the Desulfonatronovibrio magnus genome and encodes:
- a CDS encoding DUF4258 domain-containing protein translates to MDSEKFGLEVQTTYHARKRMAERRISEELLKDIIETGQTRYKDETHLWISKHVEGRNDNLICAAVVLESKLVVKTIMHHFQWE